The Paraburkholderia acidisoli genome contains a region encoding:
- a CDS encoding mechanosensitive ion channel family protein: MDLETIRVFIMTRGIDFGTKIVGAIVLWIIGRWAISLLAGLLRKVLGRNQRVDPTLAHYLGSILAAVLNLLLVLAILQVFGVQTTSFAALLAGLGLAIGTAWGGLLAHFAAGVFMQVLRPFKVGDFVTAGGVTGTVKELGIFGTTIISPDNVVNIVGNNKIFSDTISNYSATPVRRVELTAKIANGVDPVDAATRLRAALARIPNVAPEPAPDVEILSFTPEGPLLAVRPYASNANYWQVYFDTNRAIVETFKGAGYPTPETPSFVRRAAG, encoded by the coding sequence GTGGATCTGGAAACCATACGCGTGTTCATCATGACCCGAGGCATCGACTTCGGGACCAAGATCGTCGGTGCGATCGTGCTGTGGATCATCGGCCGATGGGCGATCAGCCTGCTGGCCGGTTTGCTGCGCAAGGTACTCGGGCGCAACCAGCGCGTCGACCCCACGCTCGCGCATTACCTCGGCTCGATCCTCGCGGCCGTGCTGAACCTGCTGCTGGTGCTCGCGATCCTGCAGGTGTTCGGCGTGCAGACCACTTCGTTCGCGGCGCTGCTCGCGGGCCTCGGTCTCGCCATCGGCACGGCGTGGGGCGGCCTGCTCGCGCACTTCGCGGCGGGCGTGTTCATGCAGGTGCTGCGGCCGTTCAAGGTGGGCGACTTCGTGACGGCGGGCGGCGTGACCGGCACCGTCAAGGAACTCGGCATTTTCGGCACGACCATCATCTCGCCCGACAACGTGGTCAACATCGTCGGCAATAACAAGATCTTCTCGGACACCATCTCGAATTACAGCGCGACACCCGTGCGCCGCGTCGAGCTGACCGCGAAGATCGCCAACGGCGTCGATCCCGTCGACGCGGCCACGCGCCTGCGCGCGGCGCTCGCGCGCATTCCCAACGTCGCGCCGGAACCCGCGCCCGACGTCGAGATTCTTTCGTTCACGCCCGAAGGCCCGCTGCTCGCGGTGCGCCCTTACGCGAGCAACGCGAACTACTGGCAGGTCTACTTCGACACCAACCGCGCGATCGTCGAGACCTTCAAGGGCGCGGGCTATCCGACGCCCGAAACGCCGTCGTTCGTGCGCCGCGCGGCGGGCTAG
- the dalD gene encoding D-arabinitol 4-dehydrogenase, with the protein MDNDRSGAHVILHIGAGSFHRAHQAWYLQRVNEARQPGEPAWSLTVGNIRSDMNAVLDALAAQNGVYTLETVTPQGERAYETIRSIQRVLPWSADLAGLVEAGSDDACKIISFTVTEGGYYLDEHDRLDTANPDLAADLAGGRTTIYGALAAILEARKARGGRPVTLQTCDNLRSNGKRFHAGMREFLALRGATELRDWFDANTACPDSMVDRITPRPTPDVAERVKAATGFDDKCPVMGEAFIQWVIEDHFCAGRPAWERAGAELVESVMPYEEAKIRILNATHSCIAWAGTLIGLDYIHEGTNDPDIRSFAREYVSEDVIPCLTPSPLDLNKYRDVVLERFSNPYIQDTNQRVAADGFSKIPGFIAPTLAQRIAKGATPAATAVLPALFLRFLERWHTGTLPYRYQDGVMDEAAVHRLFESADPVAVFLADKLLWGGLADNPTLGAAVRDALARVDAWLASRGFGV; encoded by the coding sequence ATGGACAATGACCGCAGCGGCGCACACGTGATCCTGCACATCGGCGCCGGCTCGTTTCATCGCGCGCATCAGGCGTGGTATCTGCAACGCGTGAACGAGGCGCGCCAGCCCGGCGAGCCCGCGTGGTCGCTCACCGTCGGCAATATCCGCTCCGACATGAACGCCGTGCTCGACGCGCTCGCCGCGCAAAACGGCGTCTACACGCTCGAAACCGTCACGCCGCAAGGCGAGCGCGCCTACGAAACCATCCGCTCGATCCAGCGCGTGCTGCCGTGGTCGGCGGACCTCGCGGGCCTCGTGGAAGCGGGCTCGGACGACGCCTGCAAGATCATCTCGTTCACGGTGACCGAAGGCGGCTACTACCTCGACGAGCACGACCGCCTCGACACCGCCAATCCCGACCTCGCCGCCGACCTCGCGGGCGGCCGCACCACCATCTACGGCGCGCTCGCCGCGATTCTGGAAGCGCGCAAGGCGCGCGGCGGCCGCCCCGTCACGCTGCAAACCTGCGACAACCTGCGCAGCAACGGCAAGCGCTTTCACGCGGGCATGCGCGAGTTCCTCGCGCTGCGCGGCGCGACCGAACTGCGCGACTGGTTCGACGCCAACACGGCCTGCCCGGACTCGATGGTGGACCGCATCACCCCGCGGCCCACGCCCGACGTGGCCGAGCGCGTGAAAGCCGCGACCGGTTTCGACGACAAGTGCCCGGTGATGGGCGAGGCGTTCATCCAGTGGGTGATCGAGGATCACTTCTGCGCGGGCCGCCCGGCGTGGGAGCGCGCGGGCGCGGAACTCGTCGAATCGGTGATGCCGTACGAGGAAGCCAAGATCCGCATTCTCAACGCCACGCACAGCTGCATTGCGTGGGCGGGCACGCTGATCGGCCTCGACTACATTCACGAAGGCACGAACGACCCCGACATCCGCAGCTTCGCGCGCGAATACGTGAGCGAAGACGTGATTCCGTGCCTCACGCCGAGTCCGCTCGACCTGAACAAGTATCGCGACGTCGTGCTCGAACGCTTCAGCAATCCGTATATCCAGGACACGAACCAGCGCGTGGCCGCCGACGGCTTCTCGAAGATCCCCGGCTTCATCGCGCCCACGCTCGCCCAGCGCATCGCCAAAGGCGCGACGCCTGCCGCCACGGCCGTGCTGCCCGCGCTGTTCCTGCGCTTTCTCGAACGCTGGCACACGGGCACGCTGCCGTATCGCTACCAGGACGGCGTGATGGACGAAGCGGCCGTGCATCGCCTGTTCGAAAGCGCCGATCCGGTCGCCGTGTTCCTCGCCGACAAACTGCTGTGGGGCGGTCTCGCCGACAACCCCACGCTCGGCGCCGCCGTTCGCGATGCGCTCGCGCGCGTCGACGCGTGGCTCGCCTCGCGCGGCTTTGGCGTTTGA
- a CDS encoding DedA family protein gives MDTLLQFVNLVLHIDKFLGVFIHQYGAWVYAVLFLIVFCETGLVVLPFLPGDSLLFIGGAFAATHEMNLGLLLTLLIVAAITGNTVNYLIGRAIGPKVFNTRIRGLDRFLDRAALEKTHNFYERHGGKTIVLARFIPVVRTFAPFVAGVSQMSMQRFQLFNIAGALFWVLLLVLLGFFFGNIPFIRQYLNVIVLVGIGAAIVPVLIGGVWKMLRKPDGGGVRKPNGG, from the coding sequence TTGGATACGTTGCTGCAGTTCGTCAACCTTGTCTTGCACATCGACAAGTTTCTCGGCGTTTTCATCCACCAGTACGGTGCCTGGGTCTACGCGGTCCTGTTCCTGATCGTCTTTTGCGAAACGGGGCTCGTGGTGCTGCCGTTCCTGCCGGGCGACTCGCTGCTGTTCATCGGCGGCGCGTTCGCGGCCACGCACGAGATGAATCTCGGCCTGCTGCTCACTTTGCTGATCGTCGCGGCGATCACGGGCAACACGGTCAACTACCTGATTGGCCGCGCGATCGGCCCGAAGGTCTTCAATACGCGCATACGCGGGCTCGACCGTTTCCTCGACCGCGCCGCGCTCGAAAAGACCCACAACTTCTACGAACGCCACGGCGGCAAGACCATCGTGCTCGCGCGCTTCATTCCCGTCGTGCGCACGTTCGCCCCGTTCGTGGCCGGCGTTTCGCAAATGAGCATGCAGCGCTTCCAGCTCTTCAACATCGCGGGCGCGCTGTTCTGGGTGCTGCTGCTGGTGCTGCTCGGCTTCTTCTTCGGCAACATTCCGTTCATTCGCCAGTACCTGAACGTGATCGTGCTCGTTGGCATTGGCGCGGCCATCGTGCCGGTGCTGATCGGCGGCGTCTGGAAGATGCTGCGCAAGCCCGACGGCGGCGGTGTGCGCAAGCCCAACGGCGGCTGA
- a CDS encoding LysR family transcriptional regulator yields the protein MDRHSDKDRADRAPSLEQLRALIAVAETGSFSAAALRLDRAQSVVSYTIANLEALLGVALFARGKRKPELTAAGRAILADARRLDLLMGQLNAKAAGLQRGLEGEVSVAVDVMFPSQRLVEALQAFAVAFPTVVLNLTMEALGGVLKLVMDGECAFGISGPNHNWPHVIEAQSIGTVELVLVAAPCHPLAQAEAPVRISDAREHTQLVLTDRSRLTEGQTFGVYSNRAWKLGDLGAKHRLLLAGLGWGSMPFHLVEADLEAGRLVRVALADRRSVNYNVSLIHRTDTVRGPASLWLTHYLTRGTPPESPLPDAR from the coding sequence ATGGATCGCCATTCTGACAAAGATCGCGCCGACCGTGCGCCCAGCCTCGAACAGTTGCGCGCGCTGATCGCCGTGGCCGAAACCGGCAGCTTTTCCGCCGCCGCGCTCAGGCTCGACCGCGCGCAGTCGGTGGTGAGCTACACCATCGCCAATCTGGAAGCGCTGCTCGGCGTGGCGCTGTTCGCGCGCGGCAAGCGCAAGCCCGAACTCACGGCGGCCGGCCGTGCCATTCTCGCCGATGCGCGCCGGCTCGACCTGCTGATGGGCCAGCTCAACGCCAAGGCGGCCGGTTTGCAGCGCGGGCTGGAGGGCGAAGTCTCGGTGGCCGTCGACGTGATGTTCCCCTCGCAGCGGCTCGTGGAGGCGCTGCAGGCGTTCGCGGTGGCGTTCCCGACCGTCGTCCTCAACCTGACGATGGAAGCGCTCGGCGGCGTGCTCAAGCTCGTGATGGACGGCGAGTGCGCGTTCGGCATCAGCGGCCCGAACCACAACTGGCCGCACGTGATCGAGGCGCAGTCGATCGGCACGGTCGAACTCGTGCTGGTCGCGGCGCCCTGCCATCCGCTCGCGCAGGCCGAGGCGCCCGTGCGCATTTCCGACGCGCGCGAGCACACGCAGCTCGTGCTCACCGACCGCAGCCGCCTCACGGAAGGCCAGACTTTCGGCGTGTACAGCAACCGCGCGTGGAAGCTCGGCGATCTGGGCGCGAAGCACCGGCTTCTGCTCGCGGGGCTGGGCTGGGGCTCCATGCCATTCCACCTGGTCGAAGCCGATCTCGAAGCCGGGCGGCTCGTGCGCGTCGCGCTCGCGGACCGCCGCTCGGTCAACTACAACGTTTCGCTGATCCACCGCACCGACACCGTGCGCGGTCCGGCCAGCCTTTGGCTCACGCACTACCTCACGCGCGGCACGCCGCCCGAAAGTCCGCTGCCGGACGCGCGCTGA
- the miaA gene encoding tRNA (adenosine(37)-N6)-dimethylallyltransferase MiaA: MTSATQPEAGGAALRVACLLGPTASGKTAAALAYAEQAAARGRTVEIVSVDSALVYREMDIGTAKPDAAERAAVVHHLIDIVDPADAYSAANFRADALRVTNEIVARGNVPLLVGGTMLYYKALTQGLNDLPGADPAVRAQLDAEAARDGWPALHARLAAIDPPTAARLAPNDSQRIQRALEIFLLAGQPMSVLLAAPPTREDDAARYRFVPIALEPSDRAVLHARIAARFDTMLAHGFLDEVRALRARGDLTPDLPSMRCVGYRQAWEYLDGEIDYDTMRDKGVFATRQLCKRQLTWLRAMPERVLIDCCAGDATAQAVHAVAQVAG, encoded by the coding sequence ATGACGTCAGCAACGCAACCCGAAGCGGGCGGCGCGGCACTGCGCGTCGCCTGCCTGCTCGGCCCCACGGCCTCGGGCAAGACCGCGGCCGCGCTCGCCTATGCCGAGCAGGCGGCCGCGCGCGGGCGCACGGTCGAGATCGTCAGTGTCGATTCGGCGCTCGTCTATCGCGAGATGGATATCGGCACGGCCAAGCCCGATGCGGCCGAACGCGCGGCGGTCGTGCATCACCTGATCGATATCGTCGATCCCGCCGACGCCTACTCCGCCGCCAACTTTCGCGCCGACGCGCTGCGCGTGACGAACGAGATCGTCGCGCGCGGGAACGTGCCGCTGCTGGTGGGCGGCACGATGCTCTACTACAAGGCGCTCACGCAGGGGCTCAACGATCTGCCCGGCGCGGACCCCGCGGTGCGCGCGCAACTCGACGCCGAAGCCGCGCGCGACGGCTGGCCCGCGCTGCACGCGCGCCTCGCCGCGATCGATCCGCCCACGGCCGCGCGCCTCGCGCCCAACGACTCGCAGCGCATCCAGCGCGCGCTCGAAATCTTCCTGCTGGCCGGTCAGCCGATGTCGGTGCTGCTCGCCGCGCCGCCCACGCGCGAGGACGACGCCGCCCGCTACCGTTTCGTGCCGATCGCGCTCGAGCCGTCGGATCGCGCGGTGCTGCACGCACGCATCGCGGCGCGCTTCGACACGATGCTCGCGCACGGTTTTCTCGACGAAGTGAGGGCATTGCGCGCGCGCGGCGACCTCACGCCCGACCTGCCCTCGATGCGCTGCGTCGGCTATCGGCAAGCGTGGGAATACCTCGACGGCGAGATCGACTACGACACCATGCGCGACAAAGGCGTGTTCGCGACGCGCCAGTTGTGCAAGCGCCAGCTCACGTGGCTGCGCGCGATGCCGGAGCGCGTGCTGATCGATTGCTGCGCCGGCGACGCGACGGCGCAGGCGGTCCACGCCGTGGCGCAGGTGGCTGGCTAA
- the mutL gene encoding DNA mismatch repair endonuclease MutL: MSSNPDLTGASDAAAPDREPTPSAASAPSGATDHDGHASGRGAQPARAIQALPDQLISQIAAGEVVERPASVVKELLENALDAGATTLRILLDEGGVKRISIADDGCGIPEAELPLALLRHATSKIRSLAELESVATLGFRGEALASIASVADMSITSRSADAAHAVKIDANTGAISPAAGGQGTTIEVRELYFNTPARRKFLKSEQTELGHCLEMIRRSALARPDVAISVLHNGRAVEHWNASDPSTRVSKILGEVFATAHLPLDERAGPLAVYGCAGLPTASRNRADQQYFFVNGRFVRDKLLTHAVRAAYEDVLHGDRYPSYVLFLDLPPEAVDVNVHPSKIEVRFRDSRSIHQFVFHAVQRALARHAGASPETTSGGHAALIEPRAIPGAGVLGGSVGLASGASPAAANFGSARAPGGFGADGKFGTASVASSFGGASSGPMSHGAGHAGGNSSGNTWQRQSRMTQGNLPVAQPLALYDALFGRKDIGAGTPQGTTVLQAEDAAGTTETARAPQHLEAHDDHPLGFALGQVHGIYVLAQNARGLVIVDMHAAHERILYEQFKHALAERSLAVQPLLIPISMPADPVETGTVEEEKATLEALGFDLAVLSPTSIAIRAVPALLKDADLQALARAVLADLHAYGGSRVLTERQHEMLGTLACHHAVRANRRLTLDEMNALLRQMEATERADQCNHGRPTWYQLTLADLDRLFMRGQ; this comes from the coding sequence ATGTCTTCGAATCCCGACCTCACCGGCGCGAGCGACGCCGCCGCCCCGGACCGCGAGCCCACGCCGTCCGCCGCCAGCGCGCCCAGCGGCGCAACCGATCACGACGGTCACGCCAGCGGCCGCGGCGCGCAGCCCGCGCGCGCGATCCAAGCGCTGCCCGACCAGCTCATCAGCCAGATCGCCGCGGGCGAAGTGGTCGAGCGCCCCGCTTCGGTCGTCAAGGAACTGCTCGAAAACGCGCTGGACGCGGGCGCGACCACGCTGCGCATCCTGCTCGACGAAGGCGGCGTCAAACGCATTTCCATCGCCGACGACGGCTGCGGCATTCCCGAAGCCGAATTGCCGCTCGCGCTGCTGCGCCACGCCACCAGCAAGATCCGCTCGCTCGCCGAACTCGAAAGCGTCGCCACGCTCGGGTTTCGCGGCGAAGCGCTGGCGTCGATCGCCTCGGTCGCCGACATGTCGATCACGAGCCGCAGCGCCGACGCCGCGCACGCCGTGAAAATCGACGCGAACACGGGCGCGATTTCGCCCGCCGCGGGCGGCCAGGGCACCACCATCGAAGTGCGCGAGCTGTACTTCAACACGCCCGCGCGCCGCAAATTCCTCAAGAGCGAGCAGACCGAACTCGGCCACTGCCTCGAAATGATCCGCCGCAGCGCGCTCGCGCGGCCGGACGTGGCGATCTCGGTGCTGCACAACGGCCGCGCGGTCGAGCACTGGAACGCGAGCGATCCGTCCACGCGCGTTTCGAAGATCCTCGGCGAGGTGTTCGCCACGGCGCACCTGCCGCTCGACGAGCGCGCCGGGCCGCTCGCCGTGTACGGCTGCGCGGGTCTGCCCACGGCCAGCCGCAATCGCGCCGACCAGCAGTACTTCTTCGTGAACGGCCGCTTCGTGCGCGACAAGCTGCTCACGCACGCGGTGCGCGCCGCCTACGAAGACGTGCTGCACGGCGACCGCTATCCGTCCTACGTGCTGTTCCTCGATCTGCCGCCCGAAGCGGTGGACGTGAACGTGCATCCCTCGAAGATCGAAGTGCGCTTCCGCGACTCGCGCTCGATCCACCAGTTCGTGTTCCACGCCGTGCAGCGCGCGCTCGCGCGTCACGCGGGCGCCTCGCCGGAAACCACTTCCGGCGGTCACGCCGCGCTGATCGAGCCGCGTGCGATTCCGGGCGCGGGCGTGCTCGGCGGCTCGGTCGGGCTCGCCTCGGGCGCGTCGCCGGCCGCCGCGAACTTCGGCAGCGCACGCGCGCCGGGCGGTTTCGGCGCCGACGGCAAATTCGGCACGGCGAGCGTCGCGAGCAGCTTCGGCGGCGCCAGTTCAGGGCCGATGTCGCATGGCGCCGGTCATGCCGGTGGAAATAGCAGCGGCAACACGTGGCAACGTCAGTCGCGCATGACGCAAGGCAATCTGCCCGTCGCGCAGCCGCTCGCGCTCTACGACGCGCTGTTCGGCCGCAAGGATATTGGCGCGGGCACGCCGCAAGGCACGACGGTGCTGCAAGCCGAAGACGCCGCCGGCACGACGGAAACCGCCCGCGCGCCGCAACATCTCGAAGCGCACGACGATCATCCGCTCGGCTTCGCGCTCGGCCAGGTGCACGGCATCTACGTGCTCGCGCAGAACGCGCGCGGCCTCGTGATCGTCGACATGCACGCCGCGCACGAACGCATTCTCTACGAGCAGTTCAAGCACGCGCTCGCCGAACGTTCGCTCGCCGTGCAGCCCTTGCTGATCCCGATCTCGATGCCGGCCGATCCCGTGGAAACCGGCACCGTCGAGGAAGAAAAGGCCACGCTCGAAGCGCTCGGCTTCGACCTCGCCGTGCTCTCGCCCACCTCCATCGCGATCCGCGCGGTGCCCGCATTGCTCAAGGACGCCGACCTGCAGGCGCTCGCGCGCGCCGTACTCGCCGACCTGCACGCCTATGGCGGCTCGCGCGTGCTCACCGAGCGTCAGCACGAAATGCTCGGCACGCTCGCGTGCCACCACGCGGTGCGCGCGAACCGCCGCCTCACGCTCGACGAGATGAACGCGCTGCTGCGCCAGATGGAAGCGACCGAGCGCGCCGATCAGTGCAACCACGGCCGCCCGACGTGGTACCAACTCACGCTCGCCGATCTCGATCGGCTTTTCATGCGCGGTCAATGA
- a CDS encoding cytochrome b, whose translation MNLSVKPPSRYSGVAMLLHWLVATLIIWGFALGWVMTDIHGITPTKLRYFSWHKWIGVTVLVLVLLRLLWRATHAAPALPRSMHGWEKLAAHAGHLVLYVLMVAIPVTGYLYSSAAGIQVVYLGIWPLPTLIGPDTALKGVLRTVHVTLNYTLLAVVVLHVLAVIKHQFIDRQNLIARMLPFGTPRD comes from the coding sequence ATGAATCTTTCCGTCAAGCCGCCCAGCCGCTATAGCGGCGTCGCGATGCTGCTGCACTGGCTGGTCGCCACGCTGATCATCTGGGGCTTCGCGCTCGGCTGGGTGATGACCGACATTCACGGCATCACGCCCACGAAGCTGCGCTACTTCTCCTGGCATAAATGGATTGGCGTGACGGTGCTCGTGCTGGTGCTGCTGCGCCTCCTCTGGCGCGCGACCCACGCCGCGCCCGCGTTGCCGCGCTCGATGCACGGCTGGGAAAAGCTCGCCGCGCACGCGGGCCATCTGGTGCTGTACGTGCTGATGGTGGCGATTCCCGTCACGGGCTATCTGTATAGCTCGGCGGCCGGCATTCAGGTCGTGTATCTCGGCATCTGGCCGCTGCCCACGCTGATCGGCCCCGACACCGCGCTCAAGGGCGTGCTGCGCACCGTCCACGTGACGCTCAACTACACCTTGCTGGCCGTGGTCGTCCTGCACGTGCTGGCGGTCATCAAGCATCAGTTCATCGACCGGCAGAATCTCATCGCCCGCATGTTGCCGTTCGGCACGCCGCGCGACTGA